The proteins below are encoded in one region of Macaca nemestrina isolate mMacNem1 chromosome 10, mMacNem.hap1, whole genome shotgun sequence:
- the LOC139356890 gene encoding NKG2-C type II integral membrane protein isoform X2, with protein MNKQRGTFSEVSLAQDPKRQQRKPKDNKSSISGTKQEIFQVELNLQNPSVNHQGIDQIYDCQGLLPPPEKLTAEVLGIICIVLMATVLKTVVLIPFLEQNNSFPNTRTQKVRHCGHCPEEWITYSNSCYYIGKEKRTWAESLLACTSKNSSLLSIDNEEEMKFLTAISPSTWIGVFRDSSHHPWVTINGLTFKHEIKDSDHAEYNCAMLHLDRLKSVQCGSSKRYY; from the exons atgaataaacaaagaGGAACCTTCTCAGAAGTGAGTCTGGCCCAGGATCCAAAGAGGCAGCAAAGGAAACCTAAAGACAATAAAAGCTCCATTTCAGGAACCAAACAGGAAATATTCCAAGTAGAATTAAACCTTCAAAATCCTTCTGTGAATCATCAAGGGATTGATCAAATATATGACTGCCAAG GTTTACTGCCACCTCCAGAGAAGCTCACTGCTGAGGTCCTGGGAATCATTTGCATTGTCCTGATGGCCACTGTGTTAAAAACAGTGGTTCTTATTCCTT TCCTGGAGCAGAACAATTCTTTCCCGAATACAAGAACCCAGAAag TACGTCACTGTGGCCATTGTCCTGAGGAGTGGATTACATATTCCAACAGTTGTTATTACATTGGCAAGGAAAAAAGAACTTGGGCAGAGAGTTTGCTGGCCTGTACTTCAAAGAACTCTAGTCTGCTTTCTATAGATAATGAGGAAGAAATG aaatttctGACTGCCATTTCACCATCCACATGGATTGGTGTGTTTCGTGACAGCAGTCATCATCCATGGGTGACAATCAACGGTCTGACTTTCAAACATGA GATAAAAGACTCAGATCATGCTGAATATAACTGTGCAATGCTACATCTAGATAGACTTAAATCAGTCCAGTGTGGATCTTCAAAAAGATATTATT ag
- the LOC139356890 gene encoding NKG2-C type II integral membrane protein isoform X1 yields the protein MNKQRGTFSEVSLAQDPKRQQRKPKDNKSSISGTKQEIFQVELNLQNPSVNHQGIDQIYDCQGLLPPPEKLTAEVLGIICIVLMATVLKTVVLIPFLEQNNSFPNTRTQKVRHCGHCPEEWITYSNSCYYIGKEKRTWAESLLACTSKNSSLLSIDNEEEMKFLTAISPSTWIGVFRDSSHHPWVTINGLTFKHEIKDSDHAEYNCAMLHLDRLKSVQCGSSKRYYCKQKL from the exons atgaataaacaaagaGGAACCTTCTCAGAAGTGAGTCTGGCCCAGGATCCAAAGAGGCAGCAAAGGAAACCTAAAGACAATAAAAGCTCCATTTCAGGAACCAAACAGGAAATATTCCAAGTAGAATTAAACCTTCAAAATCCTTCTGTGAATCATCAAGGGATTGATCAAATATATGACTGCCAAG GTTTACTGCCACCTCCAGAGAAGCTCACTGCTGAGGTCCTGGGAATCATTTGCATTGTCCTGATGGCCACTGTGTTAAAAACAGTGGTTCTTATTCCTT TCCTGGAGCAGAACAATTCTTTCCCGAATACAAGAACCCAGAAag TACGTCACTGTGGCCATTGTCCTGAGGAGTGGATTACATATTCCAACAGTTGTTATTACATTGGCAAGGAAAAAAGAACTTGGGCAGAGAGTTTGCTGGCCTGTACTTCAAAGAACTCTAGTCTGCTTTCTATAGATAATGAGGAAGAAATG aaatttctGACTGCCATTTCACCATCCACATGGATTGGTGTGTTTCGTGACAGCAGTCATCATCCATGGGTGACAATCAACGGTCTGACTTTCAAACATGA GATAAAAGACTCAGATCATGCTGAATATAACTGTGCAATGCTACATCTAGATAGACTTAAATCAGTCCAGTGTGGATCTTCAAAAAGATATTATTGTAAGCAAAAGCTTTAG